DNA from Plasmodium cynomolgi strain B DNA, chromosome 12, whole genome shotgun sequence:
CCTATCGGTGCACCTCCAAAACAGCTGGCCAGTAGCAGTCCCTAAATGTGTTTATGCTAATAGTCGACGTGGCGCTCTCTCCACTTCGCTGTGGGGAATCACTGTTCCGCTGTTCACACATACCGTTGAGTACACACACTGTGACTTGGTCCTATATATGCACCTCCTTGGGGTACGCACAACAAGTTAACAAAGtgaaacttaaaaaaaaaaaaaagccaaaatggggataacaaaaaatgggaataaagGATAGCCGGAACGGGCACAGCATGAACGGTGGGGGCAACTGAAAGAGATGGTAATCACACAGGTCCCACGTGCTCCAACACGGGGATGTGCATACGAATAAGCATAAAACAGTACATACGCATGTGAAGATATGCTTATGTAGATCGCTATGCTGGGGTTAGGCTCTAGCCCGGATACATGCTGCCTCGTCCCTGATCAACTCGAGTAGCAGCCAGGGTATACTTCACCCGGGATGACTCACCCAACTTTTTTCTGGGGGGCATACTTCATAAGCCGCCTCTCCGAGCTGCCTCTCCCGGGGGCGAAGGATAATTGGTTCCTGGCGCACCCTGGTTCTTCAAGCTCTGCACTTGCTCGAGGATCTCCTGGAGCTTCTCCTTAGGCGTGTTCTTAATAATGGCTagctgcttctgcttttgtCTAATCTTATCTCGAACGAATCTGAGTCTGTCCTCCGAGTTCTGCAGCATCAAAGCATCATACCTATCGACAATCATGAGGTGAAAATCGAAAGCCGCAAAGGAAGCAATTTGGACGAAAGCTTGTCTCTGTTCAGGATCAGAAGGGTCTACTTGAAATTTCTCCAGTTTTGCATCTATGGATTCTTTAAGGTCATTTCTTAACTTAATATTCATAGATGCAAAAGACTGATCAAGTTGCTCCATCAGTTGAGACTCCATACTTGTACACTGTGTATGAATCCGAATAATTTCATCCACCATTTTTAAGCTCTCCTCAGGATCTGACAGCCCCTTCTTATCCTCAATAGGTGATATCTTCCCTAAAATGCAAGGCTCCTGGGAAACAATATCTTGAATAATAATTCTTCCCCTTACTATACCCTTAACAGCTAAATTATTTCCCACTTTAGTAACGTCCTTAATTTCTGCATATACTGCTAACGGAGCCAGGACTCCTGTTTTGTGATTAAAGAAACACAtaccaaaaattttttttttatttccatttagGGTTACCTCTCTagtcatatttttaaaaatttcttctacattttctCCATTAAATTGCATATAATCTTCAAACCCTACTTGTAGTGGAGATGGCTCATTAGACATCTCTTCCaacaaaattggaaaaaaacctAACATGTTATCCTCATCAAATTCGGGGATCCACTCATTGATTCTTCCTTTTACATTTCGGGGCACCTCTTCTATGATTGGTTTATCTGTCAGacttattttgtaattttctgcAAAcagtatatttttctccttttttttttcttcttcttttctacCTACCCGGGGGCTTCCATTCTTACATAGTTTGGAAATGGCCCTGCTGGAGAGGTAACCATATGGGTGGGTCTTGTTCCCCCAGTTCTTCCTGCGTGCTTCTCCTCTATGCCCATTCAGGGGGACTCCTCCCCTTTCCCTATTCCCAAGTAGGTAGGATTCATTCGCTAAGATGCTTCTATGCCTCTCACTCGGTAGCGTGTTTCTCTTGGCGTGGGTCCCCACGAGGTATAGCAAAAAAAGCTTCAACAACAGCAACCAGCAGATGCACAAGCGGAACACCAAGGACGCACCTTTCATGTCGTACCGAGCCCAGCTGCATTCGTTTCTTCCCTCCAATACATTTACATAACTATTCGTGGAATGTGCACGCGGACAAGGGGTTGAAATTTTTGACAAACGAGAAGGGAGCGAGGGAGCGGCGGAGGGAGCGGCGGCGGCTTATTTTCTGTAGagcgaaggaaaaaataaatgaaataaaaaacttcgAAGAAGCGGGCAGCATTGCATCACTCCTTgggtcccttttttcgccAACTCATCGCGGATGTAGCAATGTGGCAGGGCACAGCCGTTACGGGGGGGGGTGTGTTCCTTgcacatt
Protein-coding regions in this window:
- a CDS encoding hypothetical protein (putative), whose product is MKGASLVFRLCICWLLLLKLFLLYLVGTHAKRNTLPSERHRSILANESYLLGNRERGGVPLNGHRGEARRKNWGNKTHPYGYLSSRAISKLCKNGSPRVGRKEEEKKKEKNILFAENYKISLTDKPIIEEVPRNVKGRINEWIPEFDEDNMLGFFPILLEEMSNEPSPLQVGFEDYMQFNGENVEEIFKNMTREVTLNGNKKKIFGMCFFNHKTGVLAPLAVYAEIKDVTKVGNNLAVKGIVRGRIIIQDIVSQEPCILGKISPIEDKKGLSDPEESLKMVDEIIRIHTQCTSMESQLMEQLDQSFASMNIKLRNDLKESIDAKLEKFQVDPSDPEQRQAFVQIASFAAFDFHLMIVDRYDALMLQNSEDRLRFVRDKIRQKQKQLAIIKNTPKEKLQEILEQVQSLKNQGQRYNR